In the Malus domestica chromosome 16, GDT2T_hap1 genome, one interval contains:
- the LOC103435660 gene encoding uncharacterized protein: MGTKIEYMINILGSSQNSSSLTVHRVDDWDYFQKTGLKEKYQKARVEDALRNLTDKMLDKHSMDIIKKTMQMHEDTFKYQIRELHRLYSVQKMLMEELKKEIKQNRLWGPITSSADHINQSQLINWQHSITQTSSGYNFHLQRLRDDPNSRERSGSCSGDIQRVSRGFDLEWPAEEDISTRFSTIDQLQAGPSSHMSLKSESISAASYDEDSQVELSLSIGSNKNRKRSKPYQPQLGCSELIEKAKELDTPASFKSDRGEDCSYPTTPMSSSSATCDQERKRPHWLFHGLKLK; encoded by the exons ATGGgaacaaaaattgaatatatgATCAATATATTAGGAAGCTCACAAAATAGCAGCAGCTTAACGGTGCATCGGGTGGATGACTGGGACTATTTTCAGAAAACTGGGCTGAAGGAGAAGTATCAAAAGGCTAGAGTTGAGGACGCACTTCGGAACTTGACGGACAAGATGCTTGACAAGCACAGCATGGATATCATCAAGAAGACAATGCAGATGCATGAAGATACCTTTAAATACCAG ATTCGAGAGCTACACCGTCTGTACAGTGTACAAAAGATGCTAATGGAAGAACTGAAGAAAGAGATTAAACAAAATAGACTTTGGGGTCCAATAACTAGTAGTGCAGATCACATTAACCAATCCCAGTTGATTAACTGGCAGCACTCGATAACTCAAACTTCTTCAGGATATAATTTCCACCTTCAGAGATTGAGGGATGATCCAAACTCTAGAGAGCGTAGTGGAAGTTGCTCAGGAGACATTCAGAGAGTGTCAAGGGGATTTGACCTTGAATGGCCTGCCGAGGAAGACATCTCAACAAGATTCAGTACAATTGACCAATTACAAGCAGGACCAAGCTCTCACATGTCCCTCAAAAGTGAAAGTATAAGTGCAGCTAGTTATGATGAAGATAGTCAAGTGGAGCTTTCATTAAGCATCGGAAGTAACAAGAACAGGAAGAGATCAAAACCTTACCAGCCTCAGTTAGGATGTTCGGAACTGATCGAGAAAGCAAAAGAACTCGATACGCCGGCCTCATTCAAATCAGATAGAGGAGAAGATTGCAGTTATCCCACAACTCCCATGAGCAGCTCTAGTGCAACATGTGACCAAGAAAGAAAGCGGCCACATTGGCTCTTCCATGGTTTAAAGCTCAAATAG